In the genome of Cryptosporangium aurantiacum, the window GACGTCGCGTACCGCCCGGTCGAACAGGGTCAACGCGTGGGTCAGGCGATCGGCGCCAGTGGTCATCGGGGGCCTCCCTCGGCCGGTCGGAGACGGTGGACGTTCTGCCACGCGGCGTCGGCGACGGGCGCCGCAACCTCGTGGGGCGGGTGCGGGCTGCGACCGGCCAGCCAGCCACGCGTGTACTCCTTCGCCGGGCCCACCCAGAGCGCGAGGAGGACGGCGATCGGCGTAGGCGTGGCGTCGGGATGGCCGTGGGTGGTGAGCCAGGTAGTCACCGACTCCAGAAACGTCGGCCCCTCACCTCGATCCGGCTCCGGAGTGGCCGGCAGCGGCCGCTCCGGAGGCGGGTCGACTTCGAAACGCAGCAGGACGCGTGCGGCCGCGGGATGGTCCTCGGCCCACTGCAGGAAATGTCCGACTACCGCGCGGATCCCGGCTTCGTGCCCGCTCGCGCTGGTCAGGGCAGCGAGCGATTCGGCGCGGTAGCGGCCGAGCCACTCGTCGAGGACGGCGCTGACCAGCGCCGGCTTCCCGGTCGGGAAGTGGTGGTAGAGGCTTCCGACGCTGGCCCCGGCGGCCACCCGGATGTCCTCGGCGGACACGGCGACGACGCCGCGCTCGTCCAGCAGCGTCAACGCCGCCGTGAGCAGTCGTGTTCGTCCGTCCCTGGCCATCGCACCCCGAGCGTTCTAGAGGATTCCTCTAGAACTCTACGCGATGCGGTCAGTCGGCCGCGCGGGCCGCCCGTGAGCAGGGTCAGCGGCTGTCCTTCCCCGGGCCGATCCGGCGACGCTGTTGACGCTGTACGGCTGATATCACCGCCGGGCCGCACTCCGCATTGTGGATGCTTCGACGCAGGCGCCTCCGCCGGGCCGGGCGAATGCCCGCCGGATGGTGTCTAGCGGGCTCGCGTGCTGCCCGGCAGCATCAGATCCCGCTGCGCGTCGCAGTGCATGGTGGGGGGGACCACGATGGTTGACCAACGAACGGCGTCCAAAACCGGCCGGTCGCGGAAACGGGCCGACCTGTCCCGTTCGGACGCCACGACACATCTCGCGACCGGTGCCTACGTCGACCGGGATTTCCGCCGGGCCGCGATCAACCAGGTCTATTTTCAGCCGGCGCGAGCTGTCGCGCCCTCCCATGGCTTTGACGCCACGCTCGTGCTGTTCCATTGCTGGCAGGCGTGGCGGTGGGAATTCGCCCGTGACGCGGTGGTTCTGCTCTCGCTGTTCACGACGTTCCTGCTCTCGGGGACCGTCGGGGCCGCGGTACTCGGCATCGCGCTGGTGATCTACGTGATCGGGGACTTCGGCACGCTCGTCCGGCGCGCCCTACTCCTGATCAAATACGGGCGAGAAAGCGACGTGACGGTCGGCGAGCTGTTCGCCCGGGCTCTGCGGTTGTCGGCGCTCTGGGTGGTCGTGGTCGTCGTGGGCGCTGCCTTGGGACTGTCGAACCTCGAATCTCTGATCACCTACCTGTTCGACCTCGCGGTCGGCGGTTCGTCAGGTCCGGGCGGGGCCGACGGTGTCGAACCGCGAACCTGGCTCGCGGTCCTCGTCGCCCTGCTTATTCCCATTGCGACCGTCGGATACCGGAGCGCGGCGCAGCGCGCGATCGACGGGCTGGCCACCCACGATCAGGACTGGCGCGCCCACCTCACCGAGCGCATGCGCACGATCGGACGCCAGCAGTATCCGGCGGTCGTTCGGTATGCGGGGTTCGAGCCGTTCGTGGGCGCGGGCTGGGTCCTGCGGGACTGGTCTTTCGCTCTCCGCCTGATGCCGGCCGTGCAACCGGGCGAGCGTCCGTGGACGGGCGAGGAGGTGGAACAGCACCCGGCCCCGTTCGACGCCGTGGACCTGATCGAGCATTTGCGCCGCCGGTTCGACGAACTCCGCGCCACCGAGCGACACCCCACCCAGAGGCTCGACACGGCCGTCGCCGGCGAACAGATGTTTCTGCCGGCCGCTACCGCTCTCCGTTCGCCGGTGAGGTGCCCACACGCGCCGAACGGGACGAGGTCATCCGCGACCCGGACGGACCCGCCCGCTACGAACTCGTCGCCCAGGCCAGCGGGTGGGGCGGCGAAATCGTCACGACGACGTACGTGCTGGTCACGCTTCAGGCCGGGATGCTCCACGTCGAGTTCACGTCGCTGCTGTTGCCGCCGACGCCGGCCCACTTCCACCAGGTTCACCAGATCGGTGGCGTGGGGCAACCCGCGCGAAGCAGAGCCGGCTGGCGCGGGATCCGGGAGATGCCGGGCGTCATCCTGACCTCGCCGGTGCGCGTGGTAACCGCGCTCGGCGAGCGGCTCCGGGGTCGGCTCGCCGAATCGGCGCTGGTTTTCGACAGCCAGCCGTGGGGAGATCGGGGGGCGGTCGTCAGCATCCGCGAGATCGGCGCGGTCAAGCCGGAGAACTATTTCCAACGCAGCGACGCCTTCCGCTTTCTGAAGCTGGTCGAACGCCGTCTGCTCGCGGACCTGAAGGAATACC includes:
- a CDS encoding TetR/AcrR family transcriptional regulator gives rise to the protein MARDGRTRLLTAALTLLDERGVVAVSAEDIRVAAGASVGSLYHHFPTGKPALVSAVLDEWLGRYRAESLAALTSASGHEAGIRAVVGHFLQWAEDHPAAARVLLRFEVDPPPERPLPATPEPDRGEGPTFLESVTTWLTTHGHPDATPTPIAVLLALWVGPAKEYTRGWLAGRSPHPPHEVAAPVADAAWQNVHRLRPAEGGPR